In Candidatus Melainabacteria bacterium, the genomic stretch CGCGGCGTCTTCATTCCCGTCACCGAAGGTGAGGCGGTGTACGTTGCGGTCGATGATGACGGGCATCCCGTGCCGGTCAACAGTCCGCTCACGTCTGCTGAACCATGTAAGTGCGGCGCGGTCTGCCATCACGACAGCGGTCGCTCTGTGACACCGAAAGCGGTGCGCAAGAAGGTGGCGGAATTCACTCTCGACTCGCCCAAGTGCCCCGCTGTTCGTATCGGCATGTTCCCGAAGGATACAAGTGTGGCCGGCACAAACATCTTCGCCGGTGTCATCCTCAGCCACATGGACACCGCCGGAGTGATTGCCACGCGCGACGTCACCACCAACCGGGTCGTCACCATCAGTTTCGACAAGGTTGTCTTCAAGCAGCCGGTTCATGTGGGAGATGTGCTCACCTGCTGGTCTGAAGTGACCAGGGTGGGACGCACCTCCATCACCACCCGCATCGTCGTCGCCGCTCAGCGCAAGGGCGTCTTCATCCCGGTCACCGAGGGTGAAGCGGTCTACGTCTCCGTAGACCCTGACGGTAAGCCGACTCCGGTTAGACCGGAAGGGACGACGACTGCGGTCGTCAGCTCCTCCAGTTGTGGTCCTACTTGCAGCTCATCTGACTCTGCTTCCGGCAAAGGCAAGAAGAAAAACAAGAAGCGGAAGACCAGCAAGAGCAAAAAGAAGTCCAAGAAGAAGGGCGACAGGTGACACCACATCCGGTGTGCACTCTGAGCGCCCTCCTCCCCTAATTTCGAGAAGGACCAGCCTATGGCCGAATATCTTGTTCTGGTGCGTCACGGCGAAACGTTGCCCAACGTCCTTGTGGAAAAACAGGCTGATGGACTGTTCTACGAGGTGTCAGGCTCCGATGAAACCGTGACGCTTACCGACCTTGGTGTGCAGCAAATCGTGAAAGTTGGGAAGTGGCTCGCCCGACTGTTTACGAAAGACAATCCACTGGGTCGCATCATTGTCTCGGGGTACAGGCGCACTCGTCAGTCAGGTGAACACCTGGCGCAGGAGCTGCCTTACCCTGTTCTTTTGGCTGAAGATCGACGCTTCGACAAGAGGAGCTATGGCGACTTCTGGAACATCACCTATCGTGGTGTACAGGAGTTGCACCCTGAAGAGTATGCTCGTTTTCTGGCGGAGGGACCGTTAGACTATGCCCCTCCCGGTGGCGAGAACTACCCGCAGCTGTTCGCTCGTGTCTCTGACGGGCTTAGCGATATTTCGAAGCTGCCCGGCAACAAGTTGATCGTCTGCCACCTCGTCGTCTTTCTGGCTATCCAGCGCGAGTTGGAGGGGCATGCAGACGACCATGTGCACGCCAGTTATGAGGCGAGCGCGTTGCCCAATGCTCACACTCGTGTCTATAAGCGCGAGAGCCCGGAGCAGCCCTGGCAGCCGGTTGACGTTGTAGCTTGCGACTGATCAGGTGGAGGAGTCACTGTGTACATGCGGTTCAAGCCGCACGTACATAGTGACTTCTTCGCCTTTTTGCACTTTTTGGGGCTGGCCTTATTTCGGCCGCTTTTTGTGCTTTAAGGGCTGGCCTTATTTCGGCGGCTTTTTGTGCTTTAAGGGCTGGCCTTATTTCGGCCGCTTTTTGTGCTTTAAGGGCTGGCCTTATTTCGGCCGCTTTTTGTGCTTTAAGGGCTGGCCTTATTTCGGCGGCTTTTGTGCTTTAAGGGCTGGCCTTATTTCGGCGGCTTTTTGTGCTTTAAGGGCTGGCCTTATTTCAGCGGCTTTTTGCACTTTAAGCGGTTGGCCTTATTTCGGCTACTTTTCGCACTTTAACGGGGGAACAGGGATTCTTAGCTCTGGCAGCTTCGGTCATGAGAGCAAACGTGCGGTGTCGCGTTCCATTTTGGGGGTAGAACAGTGTGAGGGCGAACTCTGTATCATCGAGAGAATATGGCCGAACTACAGTTGGTAATTAGTTACAAGCCTTTGGTGCTGCGACCGTTTTATTCGGTGGCTTATCTCGCCAAATGGCTTTTCATCATAATCATCCCAACGTTGTGGCTGTCAGCTTTGCTTGCTTTTCTTCTCGTACCAGCGCTGCATAACTCACTCTATAGTCAAATCGGGCTTTGCGTCATTTTTCTTGGAATAGCTTATGCAATGTTTGCTACCCTGGTTGGTCTAATTTTGTGGCCCTTTTACGACCATCAGATAAAGTTGTCCAAAGAAGGCATAGTGCTGCCATTCTCGACGGCCAGCACGCGGGGCAGGAAAGCGGGTTATGTCTGGTCTGAATTCAACTCGGCTTCAGTTGCTCAGAGTGCGGACTCGTGTAAGTTGCTACTCGGATCAGCTGATGGCAAAAAGCTTGTTTTAGACACTAAGGCGTTTGAGAAGTCTGAGTTGGAACAACTGTTGCTCGGCATTGAGCTATGGGGCACAAGCATCATGCGCACCCCTGAGTTCATGGATTATCAAAGTAGTCTGCAAAACGAGATGAAAGGATTGGACGTAAACTACACGCGCATGTGGGAGGAAGAGCTGAGCAGGAGGTTCAAGGCTACATCGTTTCTGCCTCTGGAGCCGAAGCAAGCGCTTCAGAGTGGTCGACTGACAGTTCAGAAGCAACTGGCATTTGGCGGGCTGAGCGCTATTTATCTTGTTCAACGTAACGAAAATGAATTGTTTGTTCTCAAGGAAGCGGTCGTCCCTGCTGATGCTGACCCGGAAATGCGACGGTTGGCTGAAAAGCATTTGTCGCGTGAGGCTAAAATTCTGGCTTCGGTTTCGCATCCGAACATCGCCAGAGTTGTTGATTATTTTGTCGAGGAGGGACGCAATTATTTGTTGCTTGAATACGTCAATGGTCAAGATTTACGCCAGTTCGTTCGACAAAATGGATTGCAGCCGCCCTCAAAGGTAATCGACTGGGCGTTACAGTTGGCGGATTCATTGCGGTATTTGCATGGGCAAGATCCGCCTGTTGTGCATCGGGATGTTAGTCCCGACAACATAGTCTTGAATAACAATGGGTCCTTGATTCTCATTGATTTTGGCGCTTCTAACGAGTTCATTGGCACCGCTACCGGTACCTTGATTGGCAAGCAGGCTTATATGGCACCAGAGCAATTACGTGGTAAAGCCACCACCAGCAGTGATGTTTATGCGTTTGGTGCCTGCCTTTTCTTCCTCTTGACGGGGCGGGATCCGATGCCGCTTTCCGCCTGCCATCCCAGAACTGTGGTGCCTGACCTGCCCGAAGATTTGGACGAGTTGATCGCGGCAATGACAGAGCCCGAGCAAAGCGATCGAATCAGTGATTTCTCGCAAGTAATTGTTCGTTTGCAATCTCTAAGTTCTTCGCTTACTGTCGCGCGTGAGGCATAGACTTGGACAAACGGATTGATGAGCTTGAAGAGATCAATTTGAAAGTAGTTGATGACGTCGATGGTGCGGTCAGCGTGCCTGATTCTGCAACTCCCGACGCCGCTGAACTCGACGTCACCGTGCCTTCACCTGTCCCTGATCTTCAGGCGAATTTGCAGAACATCTCCGAAGGAACTGATCCGACGGGAGGCGGGGAAGGGCTCGAGAGTAAGAGCAGGTCTGCTCGCTTTTCAAAAACGACAATTCGGAAAACGTTTCTGGTTGTGGTTCTAGGGGCTCTTGCCGTATGCGCAAATAATGGGCTTAAGTCCTTCTGGAGTTCCCCGATTAGCTCGCAGTCAATTGTATTCTTAGGACCATCGATATTTTCTGCCTGGTGTGGAGAACTCGATTCAGCCAATGCTTTGCAGGCTTTGCCAACCATGGCAGTTGAAGTCAGTTCCACCGGAGCCGCTTTGCCGCCACAGCGTCGAGCTGCTGTGGTAGCCAGTTTGGAGCGTTTTGTAGGAAGTGCGCCGGTTGAGAAGCGCCTCATGTCTACTCTCGTAGATGCAGTTATGCTGGCGGTAAACGGAAAATCAGATCGGGCAGCAGTGCTCCTTCGAGAGCTAGACTCGAACAGCCCGCTTGTTAGCGGATTTCACGCTGCGGTGCAGACGATGATCGGTCAGTATCCCGCCGCCCTGGAAACCTGTGATCGCGGGATTCGCGTGCTTGAAACCAGTAGTGGTTCATTTGCGCCGTCCACCTACGATGCACTTTGGTCTGTCAAAGCGGAAATCTTGATTGCAATGGGGCGGCCTGAAGATGCTCTCAGGGTTCTCGAGTTGCCTGGATTCCCAGAGAAATACAAGGAAGATGCGCTTAAGCGTGACAACATTCTTGAGGCTAAAGCAGCAGCCTATTTGCGTTCCAATCAACCTGATCAGGCAATTAAAGTTGCCTGTCAAATGCGTCAATTGAATCACATGATTCTTTCAACCGCTTATCTCATGGAAGGCGATATCGCTGAAGCCGAGCAACATGCGGGAAAATCATATCTGGCATTATCCAAAATCTACAGCAAGACGGGGCGTCTCGAGGAAGCTCTAAAATACGCAAAATTGGCTGACCAGGCTAATCTTGGCGTTGCCGGACGCGAGCAGCATGTGTTCGTATTGAATCAGATGGGGCGTTTTCGTGAGGCGATCGCTCTTTCCACCGACTTGGCTGCTTTACCGAAAGTGCCATTTCTGCTCGAGTCTATGCATAATATGCCGGAATTGCATGCGGACCTGGCCTGGGCTTACGCCAAACTTGGAGAAATCAGACAGGCTCGTGAGCATGCTAATTGGGCCCTTAATGTGGACCCTAACTGTCGTCAGGCGCTGGAAGCGGAGCGGCTGGTAAGCCAAATTACTGGTGATAATGAGAAGTACGAGGCGTATGATTCCCGCTTGAAAAATTTGCAGGCAGACCTCTACGATCGACCGGTATTGTTCACGAATAAAAACACTAGATATTAGAGGAAGACTCTGCCTGTGGAATTGAAATCTAAACAAGACGAAATTCACCTCAAGGCGGCGCAATCTTCGTCTGATCAAAAGCACTCCATATTGATACCGCATCCGGTTGCAAAGCCCGATTCTAAAGTGAATGAGTCCGGTAAGAATTCACTTAAGCCCTATCGTCCAAGCTGGTCTCTGTGCTTGATTCAAAGTTTCGCTGATCTGGTAATTGTCAGTGGTATTGGCGGACTGATCACGTTTTTGATGATTTTTACAGCACTTGGCTGTGTCGCCGGTTCGACTGTAAACATAATCGCCGTTGCCGAAACCAGCATGTTCATCGGTATGGTGGCATCTGGTATGTGGTTGATGTGTTGTGCGTTTCCAGTCTGGTTGGGTTTTAGCCTGCTGACCCTGCAGGCGGCGGCTGGTGGTTTTGTGGGCGCATTCGTTTTCGACGCAGCGTGCACGGCGCTGCAGCTCGATCCGCTTGCTGCTGGTGCCCTCGGCAGTGTATTTTCGGTGGCATTGACCTTGATGCTTACTGTTATTCCCGCTCTCGCCATGCCGTTTTACCTGGCAATTTGCAACAGCTCTCCGCTTCGCAAGACTTTAGGTGCCGGTTTTGCCGATTTCTATACTGCCGATCTGCGAGGCAATCGTCTCACGTTCAGGCAGGCCTGGAAGCGCGGCATTCTGTTTGCCCTTGAGTCTTTCTTGTATCCACTGTCGGTGGCGACCGGCAAAAATTATCCGGACCGTCGAACCTGGCTTGAGCAGGCGAGCGGCACGATGTACGTAAAGCATCCGGATAAGCTCGAAGAAGAGGTCAATAAGTCTAAGGAAACAGTGGCGGTTCGCTATCGCGCTTTTCAGGAAATCGAAAGTGTTCTTGGTCAAGAACAAGATACCGTGCCCCGTGTCATGCGCAAGGTTGATCAGCCGTTCAGGCGGGCGCTGTACGGTGTGGCCGCACTTGCTATGGTGACGGTGGCGGTGGCATTGCCTGCCGGGATGCGGGCCCCAATGGTTCTGATGCGCAATATTCTCTTTGCCGGGGGGGAATTTGGATCCGGTCCCGGCAGTCATCTCTTGTACGGACTGCAAACGCTGGTCAACAATGGACTGAGTGTCTTCTTCGCTATGGTGGCGATCTTGGTGCTTTATTTTGCTGTGGCTATGTGCAGGCCGACCCATATTCAGTTATCGCGCAAGGGCATAAGGTTTACCTTTCAGATGATGCCCAGTTTCATGTGGGATGCGATTTGTCCCTGGGAAAAGGTCGAGCAGTTGAGACTCGAGCAGACTCCCGGAAAGGCTTCCATCGCCGATCATCGCCTGGTTTTCAAATTGAAAGACGGGAAAAAGATGCGCATGCGTCTGGGCAGCATCAGCTCGGTGGCCGGAAAAGAGGAAATATTGAGAGCCGTCGAACGTTGGGCGCCTGAGTTGCCTCGTTCAGCAGAAGTGATTTCAGCTTTGCAGCCGCCCTGTGATTTCAGCTACACGGAGCTCTGGATGGAGGCACTGACAGCGCCTCCGAAACGCGAGAAGCTGAAGCCGTTGATTGACGGTGCTGCATTGCGTGAGAACCAGTACACAGTGGCGAAGATGCTTGGTGTGGGAGGGCAGGGCACTGCATATCTGGCTGACGATGCTCTATCTGGACAGTCTGTCGTGCTGAAAGAGTTTCTTTTGCCGGTTTATGTTGATGTGAGCGCAAGACGTCGCGCCCTTGAAACTTTTGAGCACGAAGCTCGGCTTTTGAAAGAATTGAGTCACTCAAATGTCGTTAAACTTGTTGATTATTTTGTCGAGGACCATCGGGCTTATCTTGTTCTCGAGCACATTGACGGCAAATCGCTGCGCCAGATCGTGCAGCAGGAAGGCCGGCTGGACGAGGAGCAGGTTCGCAATCTGGCCAGGCAAATGTGCGAAATTCTCGCTTACTTGCATGCTCAGTCACCGCCTGTAGTGCATCGAGATTTTACTCCAGATAATTTGATTCTTCGTAAAGATGGCACGTTGAAGTTGATCGACTTCAACGTGGCAAGGCAAAGCGATGACGCAAGCGCTCTCAGCTCAGTAGTCGGTAAGCCCAATTACTTGTCGCCTGAACAGTTCCGCGGTGCGCCGGTGCCTGAAAGTGACCTCTATGCGTTTGGCGCCTGTCTTTACTTCTTGCTGACTGGCGAAGACCCAGTGGCGATAATCAGTTCCAACCCAGCTTCTGTGCGTGACGATGTCTCGGAGCAACTTTCCGCCATAGTGCAGAAAGCAACGCAGCCGGAGTTGAAGAATCGGTTTGCTAGCGCTGCAGAGATTTTGCTTCAGTTAGAGCAATAATCAGTTTGGCAATTTCGGTTGTATCTGCAACCTGAAACTGCGAGCAAGTGTTGCTGCTGCCCGAGCCCACTTTTACAGTCACTCCGCCGCGTTTATTCACCCAGTCGAAGGCTGGTTCGTCAGGCGGAGAATCACCGATGAAGACGTAAGCCCGTTCGCTTTCGGCAGGCACCATCTGGTCTAGTTGTGCCAGAGCGCGACCTTTGTCCCAATCTATTTTGGGAAGGAATTCGTAGCTAGTTGGTTGTGCGCGCAAGAGCAGGTCTTTGAACTGGTTGGAAATGCGCTCAATGTGATGGTGCAGAATTTCGCGTGCTTCCACTGCTACTGTGTGCCAGTGTACACACACCGAGTAGCCGTGGTCTTCCACTATGGCGTTGATCTCCGGTCTCGCCAGCGAGGCGAGCTTGTCGCGTACCTCTTTCATTGATTGTCCGACCGCTGCTGCCAGGTCGTTTACCACTGGTTCTTGCTTTGGCAGCGCTGTCTCGAGTCCGTAATTACCAGCCAGAAACAGTCTTTGATAATCAAACTCGCCACGCAATAGCGCCATGCTGCGGGCGCTGACAATGCCAGCCAGTACTCCCGGTTTGATGGACAGCTCGCGCAGACTTTCGTGAACATGCGGATCGAGCAAGGCATTTTCTGGACGGTCTGCATAAGGCACGATTGTTCCGTCTCTATCGAAGCCTATGAGAAGCTCTTTTCCTGCGGAAATTCTTTCGATTGCGTATGCTATTTCAGCACTGCTGGCAGCCTTTTTGTTTGTACAATTCTCGGTTTTCATACTAGCTCTCTATCACTACGCGTACTTTTCCTGACTTGTTCAGGACCTGACAGGCTCCCCTGCCGTTGTGATTTGTAAAACTCAGCCCGACTACTGCCGAACCTACTCTCAACCCTTGCACCGTGAATTTGTCGAGCCAGTCGGGCAGGCTTGGTTCGACGACGCGCAATAAATTGTGGCAAGCATCCGGATGAAAGTTGACGCATGTTTTGAGCAATTGAAAAATGGCTCCAGCTGCCCATGCCTGCGGTGAGCAAGAGACAGGATAATCGATTGGTCTGTATGCGCCGTCGCGTTCGAATCCGCAAAATAACTCAGGCAATCGGAAGTCTGGCTGGAACTGCGCCGCTTCGAGCAGACCCAGCATAATTTTGTGAGCATCGGCTACGCGTCCTATCTTGCGCATACCTTCTGCAATAATGGCGTTGTCGTGCGGCCATATAGATCCATTGTGGTAACTCATCGGGTTGTAAGCGATGGTGCTTCTGGAAAGAGTTCTGATGCCCCAGCCTGACTGCAGTTCGTTGGACATCAGTCTGTCTGCTACGTGATTAGCCTTTTCTTCATCGAGAATGTCCGTAAACAGTAAGTGACCGGGGTTTGATGAGATAACGCCGACTTGCTTGTTGTCAGCGTCAAGAGCGAGCGCAACGTAATTTTCGTCTTCCATCCAGAAATCGCGCTGAAATCTAGCCTTTAGCTGTGCAGCTTTGGTTGTTAGCGACTCGGATATCTCTTTGTGACCAAGCAGGCTTGCTGTGCGAGCCATCGTCGTCCAGGCTGCGTAAAGATAGCCCTGCACCTCGCACAAGGCGATCGGTGGATTCGCCAACTGACCGCTTGTGTGCATGACTGAATCGCCGGAATCTTTCCAGCCCTGGTTTTCCAGTCCTTTTTCACTTTCACGTTTATAGACTAGATAGCCTGTCTCGGTAAGAGTGTCATCGATCCATTGCAGCGCCGCTTTAGCTGATGTCCACATTTTAGTGGCGAAATCCAGATCTCCCGACCATTCCACATATTCACCGAGTACGAACAGCCATAACTGCGTCGCGTCGACTGTTCCGAAATACGGGCTGTGTGGAATCTGATTAGTGCGTGCCATTTCACCGATGCGCAGCTCATGCATGATGCGCCCAGGTGCTTCCGCTCTGTACTCGTCGACTACGGTTCCTTGATAGGCGCCTAGAACTTCGATGCACTCTCGAGCCAGATCCGGCAAAAATGGCAGCACCTGCCAGGCCGTTATGGCGCTGTCTCGGCCAAACAAGGCGCAGTACCAGGGCACTCCAGCCGAAAGACCGTTGCCTTTGGGTGTTGGCTGTCTGAGTATGTAGAGGTCGCGGAAGGCTCTGTCTACAGCCATGTCGAAGAGTTGATGTCCGGTGCGAATAATAGTTGAACGGTTGCACCACTCGCGGTATCGTTCGTCTGCGGCACGGCGGGCATCGCCATAGCCCGTCTTGCGCACATTGGGAGCTGAAGACTGCCCACCCCAGCGGGTTGAGACACAAATTTGAATTTCCTTGACTTGGTGAACCGGCAGTGTCAATTTGAAAGTTACTTCGCCTTCACCGTTTATTTCGTCTGGTTGAATGCCGTAAAATTCGATCACTGTCTCGAGCAGCTCGTTATCCAGCCCCCTGTAAGCAAGAAAGAGAGTGCGCCCGTTTTTCCCGGGGACGGGCATCATGCGTTGCCCGCGTTTTTCTACGTTCAAACCTCGCACTTCGAACATGTCGGCGAAGTCTGAACTGAACGCCATCTTGAGCTCAACGTCAAGAGGCGTGGCGTGAAAATTTTGCAGGGTCAAACGCTCCCACAGTAAGTCCCCCAATACGACCTCGCGTTGAATGGTGATTTTTTGCTGCGGAGTTTGTTCGGTGTGCGGATTGGTGTAGAGAAATTGTCCCGCGTAGCCTTCGTTGACTGAGCTGGAAAGCAGCGACAGAGGAGCGCCGTTCATTGTCAGTTCCCACTGGCTGATGTGGCGGGTATCGTACCGGTAGTAACCGTAACCAAGTGTGTTGCAACCAGGAATTAGCGCGCTTTGATCCATGACCAGAAAGTGACTGCCGTGCTTGAGTACGAAGCGCGGATGAGCTGCATCAGTGAGCACAAATGGCATGCCCTGGCACAAGGGGCGTGAGTCGAGTGTGTACTCTGGAAATGTTGTTGAGCTGGCACTATCGTCAGCAACGTCAGAAGAAATCGGCGTGTGGGTCATTTGTTTTTCCGAGGTGGCGGCTCAACTGACGGGATCTAATGAGTTCCAGGAGTTCTCGTTTGGACTTTATGAATTCTCCGCGGACCTTCTATTGATGAGACATGCTTTCACTTAGTTCCAATAGAATGTCGTTGTTGCGGGTTCTTACATTTTAAATTGAAACAAAGCGCCTTTTCATTGTAGCCAGAGATACTACATCTTGATGCTCAGTGTAAATCAAACTGAAAAGCGCCGTCTTAAACTGACACTCTTTCTAAAATCGGATGATTATCTCTTGAACTGTGTAGCTATTTCTTGAACTGCATAGCGTTGTAGACACAAAATCGACAGCATTCGCGCGATGTCAGCTAAGGTGAGTGCTCAATATTTTCTCTGGCGCGCTTGATTCGTGCTTTGCGATAACCTCACGCGAGCGAGTTGTCAGGCGGGTTTGTTGATGCGCCATTCTGATAAAGATCCAATATCCAAGTGCTCAGAAGTGGTTGAGTTGAGCATAGTGAAATCAATAGAGTTGAGTGTCTCCTTTTCCTTCTTCTTTCCATAAGCCCAATCCCCCGCAAAGCTCTGACCGTTTACATCTGCGTGTTTTTTCTTCCTGTTTAGCCGGGAAGAGCAGTGTGATGGTTTCGCATGTGTCGGTTTTGAGCCTGGAAAGAAGTTCCCTATGTCAACGCGTTTGCTACTTCAGCATCCGCCAACTACTGAGGACAAGACCATGAAGAACTCCGAAACCGCCCCCACCAACCCCGCCGCCGTCACCGAGTGCCTCGCTGCCGCCACCAAGTCCGCCACGACCGCTCTGGGCGCCGCCGACAACCGCAGCGTCACCGCCGCCGCCACCCTGAGCGTCGCGGTCACCGAAGCGGGCGTCACCAAGACCAACAAGGCGAACGCCAGCGTCACCGTCGGCTCCGAGACCTCCGAGGAAGCCGCCGCCTCCAAGTAACGCGTCGGCGCCGGCAAGCATGAACGAATGAAGGCATTTTTCGTTCTTGCTCAACCTGAATTCGCGAATCGAGCCTTCACGGTTCGCGAATTCACTTTCTTTCGCAATTAATTACCTCGGAGTAAGGCGCTGAGAAGGCACCGAGCCGTAAGAATGCCGCAGAGCAAGGCTTCGTGGTTCTGGGGCTGATCTTGTTTTAATCGTGGACGTGGTTGTGGCGCATGAACATTGGATTTTGGGAATCGAATCGATTGAATCGATTATGGGGATTACCTTTTAGGATTTTCGGACATTTAAAATTTACCCTAAAATACTATCGGCTGTAGCAGGTTCTGCGAAATGAGAAATGAGAGATCGATGGAGATCGACACGCATACGTAACTGCTATCCACTCTTGTTTGCTTTCACGGCTCAGGTCGTGCGATACACACGCTCAGGTTCATTCTGAGAGTTGCTTTGTCTCAGGCATGAACCAGAGAAAGAATGCCATGGCCGCGATGGAAATGCCTGCTAGGGTCAGGAAACCGGCGTTGTATCCCGCGAATTTGACGATAAAGCCAATCAGCAGATTGCTCAATCCTGCGCCGATGCCCAGTCCGGTAGCGATGATTCCCTGGACAACATTGAATCGTCCAGTGCCGCGTGTCAGATCGGCTGCTACGACGACGCCGAGAACGCCATAAATGCCCGCACCGATTCCATCAAGAATCTGAGCCGCGATCAGGGCGTAAGGGTTGCTGGTGGAAGCGAAGATAAGGGCGCGCAGAGGCAGTGATGCAAACGCAATCAGAAAAACAGGCTTGCGACCCCAGCTTGCCGCATATTTGCTGGCCAGTAGTGCTGCCGGGACCATACAAAATTGGGCTACGATGATGCAGGCTGACATGCAGACACCGGCATCCATGATCTTCGTCTCCGCCACCTTTTGCCCGGCTTGCGGCAGCATGGCAGCATTTGCGAAGTGAAACAGAATCGCACTCAAAGCAAATATGGCAATGCGTTTGTCTCGCAATGTATGCATGAGTCCTTCGGGGCGGTGATTCTCATTATCGGCAGTATGCTGGCTTCCTCGAGCAAGAGCATGGTCGATATCGCTTCTTTTGATAAACAACACGCTCAAGACGCTGCTTAGACCGAGCAGGGCTACGACGTTGAATATCGCCCCAATTGAGAATGCTTTGCTGACAGCTCCTGATAGCACTGCTGCTGTGACATTGCCGCTATGATTGAAAGCTTCGTTTCGTCCGATTCGCCGATCGAATCCATGTGGGCCGACAAGCCCCAGGCTTATTGCTGCCACTGCCGGCGGCAGAAAGGCGCTGGCCGAACCAATTAAGGCTTGTGCGGTAATGACACAGGCAAAGCATGGGAAAGCAACG encodes the following:
- a CDS encoding tetratricopeptide repeat protein, with protein sequence MDKRIDELEEINLKVVDDVDGAVSVPDSATPDAAELDVTVPSPVPDLQANLQNISEGTDPTGGGEGLESKSRSARFSKTTIRKTFLVVVLGALAVCANNGLKSFWSSPISSQSIVFLGPSIFSAWCGELDSANALQALPTMAVEVSSTGAALPPQRRAAVVASLERFVGSAPVEKRLMSTLVDAVMLAVNGKSDRAAVLLRELDSNSPLVSGFHAAVQTMIGQYPAALETCDRGIRVLETSSGSFAPSTYDALWSVKAEILIAMGRPEDALRVLELPGFPEKYKEDALKRDNILEAKAAAYLRSNQPDQAIKVACQMRQLNHMILSTAYLMEGDIAEAEQHAGKSYLALSKIYSKTGRLEEALKYAKLADQANLGVAGREQHVFVLNQMGRFREAIALSTDLAALPKVPFLLESMHNMPELHADLAWAYAKLGEIRQAREHANWALNVDPNCRQALEAERLVSQITGDNEKYEAYDSRLKNLQADLYDRPVLFTNKNTRY
- a CDS encoding histidine phosphatase family protein, encoding MAEYLVLVRHGETLPNVLVEKQADGLFYEVSGSDETVTLTDLGVQQIVKVGKWLARLFTKDNPLGRIIVSGYRRTRQSGEHLAQELPYPVLLAEDRRFDKRSYGDFWNITYRGVQELHPEEYARFLAEGPLDYAPPGGENYPQLFARVSDGLSDISKLPGNKLIVCHLVVFLAIQRELEGHADDHVHASYEASALPNAHTRVYKRESPEQPWQPVDVVACD
- a CDS encoding acyl-CoA thioesterase, translating into MFPKDTSVAGTNIFAGVILSHMDTAGVIATRDVTTNRVVTISFDKVVFKQPVHVGDVLTCWSEVTRVGRTSITTRIVVAAQRKGVFIPVTEGEAVYVSVDPDGKPTPVRPEGTTTAVVSSSSCGPTCSSSDSASGKGKKKNKKRKTSKSKKKSKKKGDR
- the otsB gene encoding trehalose-phosphatase; the protein is MKTENCTNKKAASSAEIAYAIERISAGKELLIGFDRDGTIVPYADRPENALLDPHVHESLRELSIKPGVLAGIVSARSMALLRGEFDYQRLFLAGNYGLETALPKQEPVVNDLAAAVGQSMKEVRDKLASLARPEINAIVEDHGYSVCVHWHTVAVEAREILHHHIERISNQFKDLLLRAQPTSYEFLPKIDWDKGRALAQLDQMVPAESERAYVFIGDSPPDEPAFDWVNKRGGVTVKVGSGSSNTCSQFQVADTTEIAKLIIALTEAKSLQR
- a CDS encoding serine/threonine protein kinase — encoded protein: MELKSKQDEIHLKAAQSSSDQKHSILIPHPVAKPDSKVNESGKNSLKPYRPSWSLCLIQSFADLVIVSGIGGLITFLMIFTALGCVAGSTVNIIAVAETSMFIGMVASGMWLMCCAFPVWLGFSLLTLQAAAGGFVGAFVFDAACTALQLDPLAAGALGSVFSVALTLMLTVIPALAMPFYLAICNSSPLRKTLGAGFADFYTADLRGNRLTFRQAWKRGILFALESFLYPLSVATGKNYPDRRTWLEQASGTMYVKHPDKLEEEVNKSKETVAVRYRAFQEIESVLGQEQDTVPRVMRKVDQPFRRALYGVAALAMVTVAVALPAGMRAPMVLMRNILFAGGEFGSGPGSHLLYGLQTLVNNGLSVFFAMVAILVLYFAVAMCRPTHIQLSRKGIRFTFQMMPSFMWDAICPWEKVEQLRLEQTPGKASIADHRLVFKLKDGKKMRMRLGSISSVAGKEEILRAVERWAPELPRSAEVISALQPPCDFSYTELWMEALTAPPKREKLKPLIDGAALRENQYTVAKMLGVGGQGTAYLADDALSGQSVVLKEFLLPVYVDVSARRRALETFEHEARLLKELSHSNVVKLVDYFVEDHRAYLVLEHIDGKSLRQIVQQEGRLDEEQVRNLARQMCEILAYLHAQSPPVVHRDFTPDNLILRKDGTLKLIDFNVARQSDDASALSSVVGKPNYLSPEQFRGAPVPESDLYAFGACLYFLLTGEDPVAIISSNPASVRDDVSEQLSAIVQKATQPELKNRFASAAEILLQLEQ
- a CDS encoding serine/threonine protein kinase; protein product: MAELQLVISYKPLVLRPFYSVAYLAKWLFIIIIPTLWLSALLAFLLVPALHNSLYSQIGLCVIFLGIAYAMFATLVGLILWPFYDHQIKLSKEGIVLPFSTASTRGRKAGYVWSEFNSASVAQSADSCKLLLGSADGKKLVLDTKAFEKSELEQLLLGIELWGTSIMRTPEFMDYQSSLQNEMKGLDVNYTRMWEEELSRRFKATSFLPLEPKQALQSGRLTVQKQLAFGGLSAIYLVQRNENELFVLKEAVVPADADPEMRRLAEKHLSREAKILASVSHPNIARVVDYFVEEGRNYLLLEYVNGQDLRQFVRQNGLQPPSKVIDWALQLADSLRYLHGQDPPVVHRDVSPDNIVLNNNGSLILIDFGASNEFIGTATGTLIGKQAYMAPEQLRGKATTSSDVYAFGACLFFLLTGRDPMPLSACHPRTVVPDLPEDLDELIAAMTEPEQSDRISDFSQVIVRLQSLSSSLTVAREA
- a CDS encoding amylo-alpha-1,6-glucosidase; this translates as MTHTPISSDVADDSASSTTFPEYTLDSRPLCQGMPFVLTDAAHPRFVLKHGSHFLVMDQSALIPGCNTLGYGYYRYDTRHISQWELTMNGAPLSLLSSSVNEGYAGQFLYTNPHTEQTPQQKITIQREVVLGDLLWERLTLQNFHATPLDVELKMAFSSDFADMFEVRGLNVEKRGQRMMPVPGKNGRTLFLAYRGLDNELLETVIEFYGIQPDEINGEGEVTFKLTLPVHQVKEIQICVSTRWGGQSSAPNVRKTGYGDARRAADERYREWCNRSTIIRTGHQLFDMAVDRAFRDLYILRQPTPKGNGLSAGVPWYCALFGRDSAITAWQVLPFLPDLARECIEVLGAYQGTVVDEYRAEAPGRIMHELRIGEMARTNQIPHSPYFGTVDATQLWLFVLGEYVEWSGDLDFATKMWTSAKAALQWIDDTLTETGYLVYKRESEKGLENQGWKDSGDSVMHTSGQLANPPIALCEVQGYLYAAWTTMARTASLLGHKEISESLTTKAAQLKARFQRDFWMEDENYVALALDADNKQVGVISSNPGHLLFTDILDEEKANHVADRLMSNELQSGWGIRTLSRSTIAYNPMSYHNGSIWPHDNAIIAEGMRKIGRVADAHKIMLGLLEAAQFQPDFRLPELFCGFERDGAYRPIDYPVSCSPQAWAAGAIFQLLKTCVNFHPDACHNLLRVVEPSLPDWLDKFTVQGLRVGSAVVGLSFTNHNGRGACQVLNKSGKVRVVIES